Below is a genomic region from Ancylomarina subtilis.
ACGGGAAATTAAGAGAGTTAAGTTTCATTGTGAGCTAATTGTAAATTAAATTTTAAAATTGATGACGAAGCCACTTAGTATTGGTTTAACAGGGGGAATTGGAAGTGGGAAATCTTTGGTTGCTGAGTTTTTTAGCTTGTTAGGTGTTCCTGTTTATACTTCTGATGTGGAAGCTAAAAAGTTGATGCAAACCGATATTACGATTCGTGAAAGTTTACTTAATGAGTTTGGCGATTCTGTTTATTCCGAATCGGGAGAATTAAATCGAGCAGAATTGGCTAATATCATTTTTAATGATGCTGAAGCTTTGAAAAAAGTGAATGCGATTGTGCATCCTCAAGTGCGTTTGCATTATCAGGCCTGGTTGGAAAAACAAGTTGAGGTGGCTTATGTCATTCAGGAATCAGCTATCCTTTTTGATACGGGACTCTATAAAAATTTTGATCGGATTATAACGGTTACTGCTGATACCGAAATACGAATTCAGAGGGTTATGCTGCGAGATAAGTGTACCCGGGAATCCGTTCTGGAACGGATGAGTAAACAGGTTGCTGAGCAAACAAAAATCGATCTGTCTGATTTTGTAATATATAATAACTCAGAGCTTATTATACCACAAATTATTTCAATTCATGAGCAATTAATTAGCTTGTAAAGAATTGTTTCATGTGTGTTTGAATACGGTTATTAAGGCAAAGTTGGCGTTAAACTTTGTTAAACACTGATTTTTTTCGTGTCAAAAAAAGTCTTTAATTCAGGCATCTTTTGTTTCTTTGGTATTTCACACGTGTTGCAGAGAAGGCAAATTGTTTGCGACAGATCAATTATAAATTTCGATATATTTTAATATGGCAAAATTCGGAAAGTGGATAGCTGGCGGTTTAGGATGGGCATTTTTAGGCCCCATTGGTGGTGTGTTAGGCTATTTTGTGGGATCAGCTTTTGATTCTGTAGACATAAAAGCAACAGGAAGACCAGGAACAACTCAAGGCGATTTTTTAATGAGTTTATTGGTGCTTGTTGCAGCTGTGATGAAAGCTGATGGTAAGGTCTTGAAATCTGAGTTGGATTACGTCAAATCATATCTAATCAAAAGTTTTGGAACCGAAAAAACAGGAGAAGCTTTAACTATATTACGTGATATTTTAAATCGTGATATTCCTGTTGAGCAGGTTTGTGCGCAAATCAGCCAGCAACTCGATTATTCTTCGCGTTTACAGTTGTTGCACTTTTTGTTTGGTATCGCACAGGCCGATGGTGTCATAGCTGATTCTGAATTGAAGATGATAGAGCGAATCTATTATTACATGGGCGTTAAGTCTGCAGATTTCAATTCAATCAAGTCGATGTTTATTCAGGAGACGGGTTGGGCTTATCAGGTGCTCGAAATTGATAAGACTGCAAGCGATGATGAGATTAAAAAAGCTTATCGTAAAATGGCAGTTAAGTATCATCCTGACAAAGTGAGCTACTTAGGTGAGGATGTGCAAAAAGCAGCTAAAGAAAAGTTTCAGAAAGTGAGTGAAGCTTACGAAAAGATAAAAAAAGAGAGAGCTTTTGCATAAAATGATGATCGGAGTTAAAAAACAGTATTAATTAATTTTTTTTAACCGTCCGGAATTTTATTTTTGTGCTTCCAACTAAAAAATGACAATATGTTGAAAGGAATATTAGCTATATCAGGACAGACTGGACTGTTTAAATTGGTTTCAAACTCGAAAAGTGGTTTTATCGTTGAATCTTTAATCGACAAGAAGCGTATGCCTGCACACGCAACTTCAAAGATTTCTGCTTTAGAGGATATCGCTATCTTTACAGAAGAGGGAGATGTTCAATTACAAGAAGTAATTAAGACCATCAAGGAGAAAGAGAATGGTGGACAAGCCATTAGTCATAAAGCATCGGGCAACGAGTTGAAAGCATACATGAAAGAGATCTTGCCTAACTACGATGAAGATCGTGTATATGTTTCTGATATGAAGAAGGTTTTCCAATGGTATAACATTCTTCAGGAAAACGATATGCTGAATGAAGTTGAAACTGAGGAAGAAGAAACTTCAGGAGAAGAGTAAACTCCAGTTCTGAAAAAAAAGCGAGGCTATCAATTGTTTGATAGCCTCGCTTTTTTATTTAAAGTTAAACTTATTCGAATATATTTCTGGAAATTAAGAATTTAGAATCTTCCAAAGCTTTAAGGGCATGTAATTCTCCTTTTGAGAAAGAAAAGAAATCATCTGCTTCGACGCAGGTTGTACGACCTGCAATTTCAAATTCAATTTTTCCCGATATTAAATAAAGAGCAGCATGGGCAGGAGCTGGCTGTGGGGGAACGACCATACCTTTTTTTACAGCTACAATTAAGGATTCGAAAGTCCCGTTGTCATAAATTTGTTTTTTATCTATTCCCGTAATTTCGATTTCTTGTGAGAGTTGACGTTTGTGCATCGTTTGTGTTTTAGATTTTGTTTAAGCAATTAAAATTTATACTTATATTTCAGAGGAAAATATAAGTCAACCAGAAACCTAAAAATACGGAAAGCGATGCCAAATAAAAATAGTATTCAGATCTGTTTGTTTTTAATTTTAACATGGAGTCTAATTTCGTG
It encodes:
- a CDS encoding DUF5606 domain-containing protein, with translation MLKGILAISGQTGLFKLVSNSKSGFIVESLIDKKRMPAHATSKISALEDIAIFTEEGDVQLQEVIKTIKEKENGGQAISHKASGNELKAYMKEILPNYDEDRVYVSDMKKVFQWYNILQENDMLNEVETEEEETSGEE
- the coaE gene encoding dephospho-CoA kinase (Dephospho-CoA kinase (CoaE) performs the final step in coenzyme A biosynthesis.), encoding MTKPLSIGLTGGIGSGKSLVAEFFSLLGVPVYTSDVEAKKLMQTDITIRESLLNEFGDSVYSESGELNRAELANIIFNDAEALKKVNAIVHPQVRLHYQAWLEKQVEVAYVIQESAILFDTGLYKNFDRIITVTADTEIRIQRVMLRDKCTRESVLERMSKQVAEQTKIDLSDFVIYNNSELIIPQIISIHEQLISL
- a CDS encoding cupin domain-containing protein, translating into MHKRQLSQEIEITGIDKKQIYDNGTFESLIVAVKKGMVVPPQPAPAHAALYLISGKIEFEIAGRTTCVEADDFFSFSKGELHALKALEDSKFLISRNIFE
- a CDS encoding TerB family tellurite resistance protein, with protein sequence MAKFGKWIAGGLGWAFLGPIGGVLGYFVGSAFDSVDIKATGRPGTTQGDFLMSLLVLVAAVMKADGKVLKSELDYVKSYLIKSFGTEKTGEALTILRDILNRDIPVEQVCAQISQQLDYSSRLQLLHFLFGIAQADGVIADSELKMIERIYYYMGVKSADFNSIKSMFIQETGWAYQVLEIDKTASDDEIKKAYRKMAVKYHPDKVSYLGEDVQKAAKEKFQKVSEAYEKIKKERAFA